In Phocoena phocoena chromosome 3, mPhoPho1.1, whole genome shotgun sequence, a single window of DNA contains:
- the HINT1 gene encoding adenosine 5'-monophosphoramidase HINT1 translates to MADEIAKAQAARPGGDTIFGKIIRKEIPAKIIYEDDQCLAFHDVSPQAPTHFLVIPKKHISQISAAEDDDESLLGHLMIVGKKCAADLGLKKGYRMVVNEGSDGGQSVYHVHLHVLGGRQMNWPPG, encoded by the exons ATGGCAGATGAGATCGCTAAGGCTCAGGCCGCTCGGCCTGGTGGCGACACGATCTTCGGGAAGATCATTCGCAAGGAAATCCCAGCCAAAATCATTTATGAGGATGACCAG TGTCTTGCTTTCCATGACGTTTCCCCTCAAGCACCAACACATTTTCTGGTGATACCCAAGAAACATATATCCCAGATTTCTGCAGCAGAAGATGACGATGAAAGT cttcttggACATTTAATGATTGTTGGCAAGAAATGTGCTGCTGATCTGGGCCTGAAGAAGGGTTATCGAATGGTGGTGAATGAAGGTTCAGATGGGGGACAGTCTGTCTATCATGTTCATCTCCATGTTCTTGGAGGTCGGCAGATGAATTGGCCTCCTGGTTAA